A window of the Gossypium hirsutum isolate 1008001.06 chromosome A05, Gossypium_hirsutum_v2.1, whole genome shotgun sequence genome harbors these coding sequences:
- the LOC107960328 gene encoding protein GDAP2 homolog gives MYRTVATATTMGGVPTDNVDFVVTLDQVPRWSDAESRSSLEYENGDPSFSNSFFPDPLKSPEEESSRNGMVSRFPIDHEINSKIYLWRGQPWNLEVDAVVNSTNENLEEAHSSPGLHAAAGPGLAEECATLGGCRTGMAKVTNAYDLPARRVIHTVGPKYAVKYHTAAENALSHCYRSCLELLIENGLRSIAMGCIYTEAKNYPREPAAHVAIRTVRRLLEKQKDEITAVVFCTGTSSDTEIYKRLLPLYFPRDKHEEDVAISKLPADVGDENGETIIDERKIRIKPLPKKANPKPSEAPDELPVSDVGLVRRNSSYLDTYLDPAFMSLIKDPDQRRQEQWEKTSQAQGGWNCAKLLGFGDLGGPPLSAAEEYSLHSRYISKANSLNLSEIAEMKIVYRGGVDSEGRPVMVVVGAHFLLQCLELERFVLYVVKEFEPLIQKPYTIVYLHSAASLQIQPDLGWMRRLQQILGRKHQRNLHAIYVLHPTFHLKATIFALQMFVDNVVWKKVIYVDRLLQLFRYVPREQLTIPDFVFQHDLEVNGGKGLIVDPRTKFVYHRP, from the exons ATGTATCGGACAGTGGCTACAGCCACAACCATGGGGGGAGTCCCAACTGACAATGTGGACTTTGTTGTGACCTTGGATCAAGTCCCGCGGTGGAGTGATGCAGAGAGTAGGTCTTCTTTGGAGTATGAGAATGGAGAtccttcattttcaaattcatttttcCCCGACCCTTTAAAGTCTCCTGAAGAGGAGAGTAGTAGAAATGGGATGGTATCGAGGTTTCCCATTGATCATGAAATAAACTCAAAGATATACTTGTGGAGGGGTCAACCGTGGAACCTTGAGGTTGATGCTGTTGTTAATTCTACAAATGAG AACTTGGAAGAAGCACACAGTAGTCCAGGTTTGCATGCAGCAGCTGGACCTGGTCTTGCAGAAGAATGTGCAACACTG GGTGGATGCAGAACTGGAATGGCCAAAGTTACTAATGCATATGATCTTCCTGCTAG GAGAGTTATCCATACAGTTGGTCCCAAGTATGCAGTGAAGTATCATACTGCTGCCGAGAATGCTCTGAGTCACTGCTACCGCTCTTGCCTTGAACTTCTCATTGAAAATGGTCTTCGGAG TATTGCTATGGGATGCATATATACAGAAGCTAAAAACTATCCCCGTGAACCAGCTGCTCATGTTGCTATAA GGACTGTTCGGCGACTACTGGAAAAGCAGAAAGATGAAATCACTGCTGTTGTTTTTTGTACTGGCACGTCATCTGATACTGAAATCTATAAGAG ATTGCTTCCACTATACTTTCCTCGAGATAAGCATGAGGAGGATGTGGCTATATCTAAGCTCCCTGCTGATGTCGGGGATGAGAATGGTGAGACTATCATTGATGAGCGTAAAATCAGAATAAAGCCATTGCCCAAAAAGGCCAACCCAAAGCCTTCCGAAGCTCCAGATGAACTGCCTGTTAGTGATGTAGGTTTGGTACGAAG GAATTCAAGTTACCTGGATACATATTTGGATCCTGCTTTCATGTCCTTGATCAAAGATCCAGATCAGAGACGGCAGGAACAGTGGGAAAAAACTTCTCAAGCACAAGGTGGTTGGAATTGTGCTAAGTTGCTTGGATTTGGTGATCTTGGTGGGCCCCCATTATCTGCTGCTGAAGAATACTCACTTCATTCTAGATACATTTCCAAGGCAAATTCTCTTAATCTTTCTGAAATTGCAGAGATGAAAATTGT TTACCGTGGAGGGGTGGACAGTGAAGGTCGCCCTGTTATGGTTGTTGTTGGAGCACATTTCCTGCTGCAGTGTCTTGAGCTTGAACGCTTTGTTCTCTATGTTGTAAAG GAATTTGAACCCTTGATACAGAAGCCTTATACTATTGTATACTTACACTCTGCAGCTTCTTTACAAAT CCAACCTGACTTAGGATGGATGAGAAGATTACAACAAATACTCGGTCGGAAACACCAACGTAATCTGCAT GCAATATATGTTCTTCATCCTACCTTTCACTTGAAAGCCACAATTTTTGCTCTGCAAATGTTTGTGGACAATGTG GTGTGGAAGAAAGTGATATATGTTGACAGGCTTCTGCAGCTATTCAGATACGTTCCTCGTGAGCAATTGACCATCCCTGATTTTGTGTTTCA GCACGATTTAGAAGTGAATGGTGGAAAGGGTCTTATAGTGGATCCCCGGACGAAGTTCGTATATCATCGACCATAG
- the LOC107960329 gene encoding uncharacterized protein isoform X1 produces MGTKVQSKSYLPGYCSMRDLNEDSNSCSWPLYYGDKTLTNGRYYSSFFPRTIADAYPGHDKDVLKRTMLEHEATFKIQVSELHRLYRIQRELMDEIKKKQLQKNQIPIGPSLSSSPLASQITTENAHKWHIPFPEANSICARPLISGVEHSHSPLSFMKASSIRAGSFLSQSGGNSKDVEVLECRPTKMRRKMFDLQLPADEYIDPEEAVQFKDDLESGMSRFLPSGNGNTRPENAEKLFRGDVWKTGCSGDASRCLKGKNSLADLNEPIQIEETNNSAYSDCHDAYHGGRELSVKPKQELGLSKEISVNSHLRSDNSSTNNIHAESNGNARGFFSHVLEAGNGKSNLVTTSQGFQPEKFPVSSQQVCVLFDKARDPPAFSLTDQSKADLSRERMLHGLEVPGRNCEISNNSYPDLITTSNIPSLNPFASSNAVKQWSHSVSSWEKPSSDLSQKSMSVQSHPFFNSSGSKSSVIAPQSNGIFGEKWQTSCNSRLNPGFGGELPKRNGFYHGSSSGSKEPAIRFSYDYPDCSNDSKGVFEHFTIHGSAKLYNCSSSIDMKSTSDVNLNVRRLNSSSNEPFLQHGYQIDGGRKHEDHPPGLPWLRAKPACKNDAPNAGMDLNVGELSFTQSSPKQSTIKNETGNGFNQILIQDMKSVPFSNNIGASRSEINECLHNKKILGIPIFERCYISKNESSFTSPHVSVSQPAEGEAENKGRNRLLDINLPCDATIPDVGQDTVAENSVIEKDVNTKLSSFRPEIDLNSCVDENDVSFIPSVPSTSMKMTGGIDLEALPAPEPEDAIYAEELSGKACALLPQSVQNKDDCLQDEVFKSAAEAIVAISSSGLYSHLDDVNCNLSETAEIDPLNWFVETISSFGEDLESKVEDFSRVKVGDRDESSLEEIDYFELMVLKLAETKEEDYMPEPLVPENPKVEETGTISLLTTRTRKGQGRRGRQRRDFRRDILPGLASLSRHEVTEDLQTFGGLMRATGHSWQSGLTRRNATRSGCGRGRRSLVTNSSPPASVAATTCTPLMQHFSNMEVGLEDRSLTGWGKTTRRPRRQRCPAGNPPSIVLH; encoded by the exons ATGGGAACAAAAGTGCAGTCTAAAAGCTATCTTCCAGGATATTGCTCAATGAGGGATCTCAATGAGGACTCTAACAGTTGTAGCTGGCCACTTTATTATGGGGATAAAACCTTGACCAATGGTCGGTATTACAGTAGTTTTTTCCCGAGGACCATTGCCGATGCATATCCTGGGCATGATAAGGATGTTTTGAAGCGAACTATGCTTGAGCATGAGGCGACATTCAAGATTCAG GTGTCTGAGCTTCATCGCTTGTACAGGATTCAAAGGGAGTTGATGGATGAAATAAAGAAGAAACAATTACAAAAAAATCAGATTCCTATTGGGCCATCATTGTCATCAAGCCCATTAGCTTCGCAAATTACAACTGAAAATGCTCATAAATGGCATATCCCCTTCCCTGAGGCAAACTCCATTTGTGCTAGACCATTGATATCTGGTGTTGAGCATAGTCATTCTCCTTTGAGTTTCATGAAGGCAAGCAGTATCCGAGCTGGTTCCTTTCTGTCACAAAGTGGAGGTAACTCAAAGGATGTTGAGGTGCTAGAGTGCAGACCCACAAAAATGAGAAGGAAAATGTTTGATCTTCAACTTCCGGCGGATGAGTACATTGATCCTGAAGAAGCAGTGCAGTTCAAGGATGACTTAGAATCTGGCATGTCAAGATTTCTTCCAAGTGGTAATGGGAATACCAGGCCTGAGAACGCTGAGAAGCTATTCCGTGGTGATGTTTGGAAGACTGGTTGCTCAGGCGATGCTTCAAGATGTTTGAAGGGTAAAAATAGTTTGGCCGACTTGAATGAGCCTATTCAGATCGAAGAAACCAATAATTCTGCATATTCTGATTGCCATGACGCCTATCATGGTGGCCGTGAACTGTCTGTGAAACCTAAGCAAGAGCTTGGTTTGTCAAAAGAAATTTCTGTCAATTCTCATCTTCGAAGTGATAATAGTTCCACAAATAATATACATGCTGAAAGCAATGGAAATGCTAGAGGATTCTTTTCCCATGTGCTTGAAGCAG GGAATGGTAAAAGCAACTTAGTAACTACTTCTCAAGGTTTTCAGCCTGAGAAGTTCCCTGTATCATCTCAGCAGGTATGCGTTCTTTTTGACAAAGCTCGTGATCCTCCAGCTTTTTCTCTGACTGATCAAAGCAAGGCAGATCTCTCTAGAGAGAGAATGCTTCACGGTTTAGAAGTTCCAGGAAGGAATTGTGAAATCTCTAATAACAGTTATCCAGATTTAATAACGACTTCCAATATACCTAGTTTGAATCCATTTGCTTCTTCCAATGCGGTAAAGCAGTGGTCTCATTCAGTTTCCTCTTGGGAAAAGCCTTCTAGTGACCTAAGCCAAAAGTCAATGTCAGTTCAGAGTCACCCATTTTTTAATTCATCTGGTAGTAAGAGTTCCGTGATAGCACCCCAAAGCAATGGGATTTTTGGTGAGAAGTGGCAGACGAGTTGCAATTCTAGACTTAACCCAGGTTTTGGAGGTGAATTGCCCAAACGGAATGGATTTTATCATGGATCATCATCAGGGTCCAAGGAACCTGCAATTCGATTCAGTTATGATTACCCAGACTGTAGTAATGATAGTAAGGGGGTCTTTGAGCACTTCACCATTCATGGTTCAGCTAAGCTCTACAATTGCTCAAGTAGCATAGATATGAAATCTacaagtgatgtgaatttgaatgtGAGGCGTTTAAATAGTTCTTCTAATGAACCTTTTTTGCAACATGGTTATCAAATAGATGGAGGAAGAAAGCACGAGGACCATCCTCCAGGTCTGCCATGGCTGCGAGCCAAGCCTGCTTGTAAGAATGATGCCCCTAATGCAGGAATGGATTTGAACGTTGGAGAGTTGAGCTTCACTCAATCTTCTCCAAAGCAGTCAACCATTAAAAATGAGACTGGAAATGGTTTCAACCAAATTTTGATACAGGATATGAAGTCAGTTCCATTCTCCAATAATATCGGTGCCAGCAGAAGTGAAATAAATGAATGCCTGCACAATAAAAAGATTCTAGGGATTCCCATTTTTGAGAGATGTTATATTTCTAAGAATGAGTCTTCTTTTACCTCCCCGCACGTATCTGTTTCTCAGCCAGCTGAAGGTGAAGCAGAAAATAAGGGGAGAAATAGGTTACTTGATATTAACTTACCTTGTGATGCCACGATTCCAGATGTGGGCCAAGACACTGTTGCAGAGAATTCTGTCATAGAGAAGGACGTGAATACGAAGCTTTCAAGTTTCAGACCTGAAATTGACTTGAACTCCTGTGTTGATGAGAATGATGTTTCTTTTATACCCTCTGTTCCTAGCACCAGCATGAAGATGACTGGAGGGATAGATTTAGAAGCTCTGCCGGCTCCCGAGCCTGAGGATGCCATTTATGCAGAAGAATTATCGGGAAAGGCATGTGCGCTACTTCCGCAATCGGTGCAAAACAAAGATGATTGCTTGCAGGATGAAGTTTTTAAGAGTGCAGCTGAGGCAATAGTTGCCATCTCATCATCAGGTCTTTACAGCCATTTGGATGATGTCAATTGCAATCTATCTGAAACTGCTGAGATAGACCCCCTTAATTGGTTCGTCGAGACAATTTCCTCTTTTGGCGAGGATCTTGAGAGCAAGGTCGAGGATTTTTCAAGAGTTAAAGTTGGGGATCGAGATGAATCTTCATTGGAAGAGATTGATTATTTTGAATTGATGGTTTTGAAATTAGCAGAGACCAAGGAAGAGGATTATATGCCTGAACCTCTGGTTCCTGAAAACCCTAAAGTGGAAGAAACTGGGACTATTTCTTTGTTAACAACTCGAACGCGAAAGGGCCAGGGAAGGCGAGGAAGGCAGCGGAGGGACTTCCGAAGGGACATCCTTCCAGGCCTTGCTTCCCTATCAAGGCACGAGGTAACTGAAGATCTTCAGACATTCGGAGGGCTTATGAGAGCAACGGGACATTCATGGCAATCGGGATTGACAAGAAGAAATGCCACCAGAAGTGGGTGTGGCAGGGGGAGGCGATCGTTGGTAACAAACTCCTCTCCTCCGGCTTCGGTAGCTGCGACAACATGCACACCGTTGATGCAGCATTTTAGTAATATGGAAGTGGGGTTGGAGGATAGAAGCCTTACAGGATGGGGGAAGACAACTAGGCGGCCTCGCAGGCAAAGATGCCCCGCAGGTAATCCTCCATCTATTGTCTTGCATTAA
- the LOC107960329 gene encoding uncharacterized protein isoform X2 has protein sequence MDEIKKKQLQKNQIPIGPSLSSSPLASQITTENAHKWHIPFPEANSICARPLISGVEHSHSPLSFMKASSIRAGSFLSQSGGNSKDVEVLECRPTKMRRKMFDLQLPADEYIDPEEAVQFKDDLESGMSRFLPSGNGNTRPENAEKLFRGDVWKTGCSGDASRCLKGKNSLADLNEPIQIEETNNSAYSDCHDAYHGGRELSVKPKQELGLSKEISVNSHLRSDNSSTNNIHAESNGNARGFFSHVLEAGNGKSNLVTTSQGFQPEKFPVSSQQVCVLFDKARDPPAFSLTDQSKADLSRERMLHGLEVPGRNCEISNNSYPDLITTSNIPSLNPFASSNAVKQWSHSVSSWEKPSSDLSQKSMSVQSHPFFNSSGSKSSVIAPQSNGIFGEKWQTSCNSRLNPGFGGELPKRNGFYHGSSSGSKEPAIRFSYDYPDCSNDSKGVFEHFTIHGSAKLYNCSSSIDMKSTSDVNLNVRRLNSSSNEPFLQHGYQIDGGRKHEDHPPGLPWLRAKPACKNDAPNAGMDLNVGELSFTQSSPKQSTIKNETGNGFNQILIQDMKSVPFSNNIGASRSEINECLHNKKILGIPIFERCYISKNESSFTSPHVSVSQPAEGEAENKGRNRLLDINLPCDATIPDVGQDTVAENSVIEKDVNTKLSSFRPEIDLNSCVDENDVSFIPSVPSTSMKMTGGIDLEALPAPEPEDAIYAEELSGKACALLPQSVQNKDDCLQDEVFKSAAEAIVAISSSGLYSHLDDVNCNLSETAEIDPLNWFVETISSFGEDLESKVEDFSRVKVGDRDESSLEEIDYFELMVLKLAETKEEDYMPEPLVPENPKVEETGTISLLTTRTRKGQGRRGRQRRDFRRDILPGLASLSRHEVTEDLQTFGGLMRATGHSWQSGLTRRNATRSGCGRGRRSLVTNSSPPASVAATTCTPLMQHFSNMEVGLEDRSLTGWGKTTRRPRRQRCPAGNPPSIVLH, from the exons ATGGATGAAATAAAGAAGAAACAATTACAAAAAAATCAGATTCCTATTGGGCCATCATTGTCATCAAGCCCATTAGCTTCGCAAATTACAACTGAAAATGCTCATAAATGGCATATCCCCTTCCCTGAGGCAAACTCCATTTGTGCTAGACCATTGATATCTGGTGTTGAGCATAGTCATTCTCCTTTGAGTTTCATGAAGGCAAGCAGTATCCGAGCTGGTTCCTTTCTGTCACAAAGTGGAGGTAACTCAAAGGATGTTGAGGTGCTAGAGTGCAGACCCACAAAAATGAGAAGGAAAATGTTTGATCTTCAACTTCCGGCGGATGAGTACATTGATCCTGAAGAAGCAGTGCAGTTCAAGGATGACTTAGAATCTGGCATGTCAAGATTTCTTCCAAGTGGTAATGGGAATACCAGGCCTGAGAACGCTGAGAAGCTATTCCGTGGTGATGTTTGGAAGACTGGTTGCTCAGGCGATGCTTCAAGATGTTTGAAGGGTAAAAATAGTTTGGCCGACTTGAATGAGCCTATTCAGATCGAAGAAACCAATAATTCTGCATATTCTGATTGCCATGACGCCTATCATGGTGGCCGTGAACTGTCTGTGAAACCTAAGCAAGAGCTTGGTTTGTCAAAAGAAATTTCTGTCAATTCTCATCTTCGAAGTGATAATAGTTCCACAAATAATATACATGCTGAAAGCAATGGAAATGCTAGAGGATTCTTTTCCCATGTGCTTGAAGCAG GGAATGGTAAAAGCAACTTAGTAACTACTTCTCAAGGTTTTCAGCCTGAGAAGTTCCCTGTATCATCTCAGCAGGTATGCGTTCTTTTTGACAAAGCTCGTGATCCTCCAGCTTTTTCTCTGACTGATCAAAGCAAGGCAGATCTCTCTAGAGAGAGAATGCTTCACGGTTTAGAAGTTCCAGGAAGGAATTGTGAAATCTCTAATAACAGTTATCCAGATTTAATAACGACTTCCAATATACCTAGTTTGAATCCATTTGCTTCTTCCAATGCGGTAAAGCAGTGGTCTCATTCAGTTTCCTCTTGGGAAAAGCCTTCTAGTGACCTAAGCCAAAAGTCAATGTCAGTTCAGAGTCACCCATTTTTTAATTCATCTGGTAGTAAGAGTTCCGTGATAGCACCCCAAAGCAATGGGATTTTTGGTGAGAAGTGGCAGACGAGTTGCAATTCTAGACTTAACCCAGGTTTTGGAGGTGAATTGCCCAAACGGAATGGATTTTATCATGGATCATCATCAGGGTCCAAGGAACCTGCAATTCGATTCAGTTATGATTACCCAGACTGTAGTAATGATAGTAAGGGGGTCTTTGAGCACTTCACCATTCATGGTTCAGCTAAGCTCTACAATTGCTCAAGTAGCATAGATATGAAATCTacaagtgatgtgaatttgaatgtGAGGCGTTTAAATAGTTCTTCTAATGAACCTTTTTTGCAACATGGTTATCAAATAGATGGAGGAAGAAAGCACGAGGACCATCCTCCAGGTCTGCCATGGCTGCGAGCCAAGCCTGCTTGTAAGAATGATGCCCCTAATGCAGGAATGGATTTGAACGTTGGAGAGTTGAGCTTCACTCAATCTTCTCCAAAGCAGTCAACCATTAAAAATGAGACTGGAAATGGTTTCAACCAAATTTTGATACAGGATATGAAGTCAGTTCCATTCTCCAATAATATCGGTGCCAGCAGAAGTGAAATAAATGAATGCCTGCACAATAAAAAGATTCTAGGGATTCCCATTTTTGAGAGATGTTATATTTCTAAGAATGAGTCTTCTTTTACCTCCCCGCACGTATCTGTTTCTCAGCCAGCTGAAGGTGAAGCAGAAAATAAGGGGAGAAATAGGTTACTTGATATTAACTTACCTTGTGATGCCACGATTCCAGATGTGGGCCAAGACACTGTTGCAGAGAATTCTGTCATAGAGAAGGACGTGAATACGAAGCTTTCAAGTTTCAGACCTGAAATTGACTTGAACTCCTGTGTTGATGAGAATGATGTTTCTTTTATACCCTCTGTTCCTAGCACCAGCATGAAGATGACTGGAGGGATAGATTTAGAAGCTCTGCCGGCTCCCGAGCCTGAGGATGCCATTTATGCAGAAGAATTATCGGGAAAGGCATGTGCGCTACTTCCGCAATCGGTGCAAAACAAAGATGATTGCTTGCAGGATGAAGTTTTTAAGAGTGCAGCTGAGGCAATAGTTGCCATCTCATCATCAGGTCTTTACAGCCATTTGGATGATGTCAATTGCAATCTATCTGAAACTGCTGAGATAGACCCCCTTAATTGGTTCGTCGAGACAATTTCCTCTTTTGGCGAGGATCTTGAGAGCAAGGTCGAGGATTTTTCAAGAGTTAAAGTTGGGGATCGAGATGAATCTTCATTGGAAGAGATTGATTATTTTGAATTGATGGTTTTGAAATTAGCAGAGACCAAGGAAGAGGATTATATGCCTGAACCTCTGGTTCCTGAAAACCCTAAAGTGGAAGAAACTGGGACTATTTCTTTGTTAACAACTCGAACGCGAAAGGGCCAGGGAAGGCGAGGAAGGCAGCGGAGGGACTTCCGAAGGGACATCCTTCCAGGCCTTGCTTCCCTATCAAGGCACGAGGTAACTGAAGATCTTCAGACATTCGGAGGGCTTATGAGAGCAACGGGACATTCATGGCAATCGGGATTGACAAGAAGAAATGCCACCAGAAGTGGGTGTGGCAGGGGGAGGCGATCGTTGGTAACAAACTCCTCTCCTCCGGCTTCGGTAGCTGCGACAACATGCACACCGTTGATGCAGCATTTTAGTAATATGGAAGTGGGGTTGGAGGATAGAAGCCTTACAGGATGGGGGAAGACAACTAGGCGGCCTCGCAGGCAAAGATGCCCCGCAGGTAATCCTCCATCTATTGTCTTGCATTAA
- the LOC107960327 gene encoding uncharacterized protein isoform X1 translates to MICSTASSLPIYFDERISITSTKILKTSSSSSSSSSSLPLNCSVLRKSFVPLAASVSILLSPIPAKAGLLSGFPGIESIPGPQLPEIEFLNRFNEENQKKYAEADARFKSSPLLKQLLERSKQNKEKLLQIIAKLQEQARNSRQVLHAWGGVGSRGLFSGGNVARRQRKLHCNVEGKGWNQMKWSFQFAWI, encoded by the exons ATGATTTGCTCAACAGCTTCCTCTCTCCCCATTTATTTTGATGAAAGAATCTCTATTACCTCCACTAAAATCTTGaaaacttcttcttcttcttcttcttcttcttcttctttaccgTTGAATTGCAGTGTGTTACGCAAGTCTTTTGTACCTTTGGCTGCTTCAGTTAGTATTCTTCTGTCTCCAATTCCAG ccAAAGCTGGATTGTTATCAGGATTCCCCGGAATCGAATCAATCCCTGGTCCTCAATTACCTGAAATTGAGTTCCTAAATCGCTTCAATG AAGAAAACCAGAAGAAGTACGCTGAAGCTGATGCAAGATTCAAGTCATCTCCCTTGCTGAAGCAGCTGTTAGAGCGGTCAAAGCAGAACAAAGAAAA GTTGCTGCAAATTATTGCAAAATTGCAGGAACAAGCAAGAAATTCAAGACAAGTACTGCATGCGTGGGGCGGAGTGGGGAGTAGGGGATTGTTCAGTGGAGGCAATGTCGCCAGAAGACAAAGAAAACTTCATTGCAATGTTGAAGGAAAAGGCTGGAATCAAATGAAATGGTCATTTCAATTTGCTTGGATATAG
- the LOC107960326 gene encoding 26S proteasome non-ATPase regulatory subunit 10 isoform X1, translated as MEINPPTKSVEIKEKDLFKAAEKGDSSIFKSLSQDHLTKSVKLRNEDARSLLHVAVSSAHPEVVKLLSAAADESVVNGIDEEGWAPIHSAASIGNLEIMEILLNKGANVNVKNDGGRTALHYAASKGWLKIAELLISHGAKINSKDKVGCTPLHRAASTGKSALCELLIEEGAEVDATDRAGQTPLMSAVICQNKEVALLLIRHGADVDIEDKEGYTVLGLASTDFRSILIDAAKAMLEG; from the exons ATGGAAATTAATCCTCCAACTAAGTCAGTTGAAATTAAAGAGAAAGACCTCTTCAAAGCTGCGGAGAAGGGCGATTCTTCCATATTCAAATCCCTCTCCCAAGACCACCTTACCAAGTCTGTTAAACTCCGGAATGAAGACGCCCGATCTCTTCTCCACGTCGCCGTCTCCTCCGCCCACCCTGAG GTGGTCAAACTACTCTCTGCCGCCGCTGATGAATCAGTTGTGAATGGTATCGATGAAGAAGGTTGGGCTCCCATTCACTCAGCCGCCAGCATTGGTAATTTGGAAATTATGGAAATCCTGTTGAATAAAG GAGCAAATGTTAATGTGAAAAATGATGGTGGCCGCACCGCCCTTCATTATGCTGCTAGCAAGGGATGGTTGAAGATTGCTGAACTTCTGATCTCTCATGGTGCAAAGATTAATTCAAAGGACAAG GTAGGATGCACCCCATTGCATAGGGCAGCTAGTACTGGGAAGTCAGCATTATGTGAACTCTTGATTGAGGAAGGGGCAGAAGTTGATGCTACTGATAGAGCTGGACAAACTCCTCTGATGAGTGCGGTTATTTGCCAAAACAAGGAG GTAGCCCTCCTCTTAATAAGACATGGAGCGGATGTGGACATAGAAGACAAAGAAGGATATACTGTTCTTGGCCTAGCTTCAACCGATTTTAGATCGATACTGATCGATGCTGCCAAGGCTATGCTTGAAGGATGA
- the LOC107960327 gene encoding uncharacterized protein isoform X2, which translates to MICSTASSLPIYFDERISITSTKILKTSSSSSSSSSSLPLNCSVLRKSFVPLAASVSILLSPIPAKAGLLSGFPGIESIPGPQLPEIEFLNRFNEENQKKYAEADARFKSSPLLKQLLERSKQNKEKNKQEIQDKYCMRGAEWGVGDCSVEAMSPEDKENFIAMLKEKAGIK; encoded by the exons ATGATTTGCTCAACAGCTTCCTCTCTCCCCATTTATTTTGATGAAAGAATCTCTATTACCTCCACTAAAATCTTGaaaacttcttcttcttcttcttcttcttcttcttctttaccgTTGAATTGCAGTGTGTTACGCAAGTCTTTTGTACCTTTGGCTGCTTCAGTTAGTATTCTTCTGTCTCCAATTCCAG ccAAAGCTGGATTGTTATCAGGATTCCCCGGAATCGAATCAATCCCTGGTCCTCAATTACCTGAAATTGAGTTCCTAAATCGCTTCAATG AAGAAAACCAGAAGAAGTACGCTGAAGCTGATGCAAGATTCAAGTCATCTCCCTTGCTGAAGCAGCTGTTAGAGCGGTCAAAGCAGAACAAAGAAAA GAACAAGCAAGAAATTCAAGACAAGTACTGCATGCGTGGGGCGGAGTGGGGAGTAGGGGATTGTTCAGTGGAGGCAATGTCGCCAGAAGACAAAGAAAACTTCATTGCAATGTTGAAGGAAAAGGCTGGAATCAAATGA
- the LOC107960326 gene encoding 26S proteasome non-ATPase regulatory subunit 10 isoform X2, giving the protein MEINPPTKSVEIKEKDLFKAAEKGDSSIFKSLSQDHLTKSVKLRNEDARSLLHVAVSSAHPEVVKLLSAAADESVVNGIDEEGWAPIHSAASIGNLEIMEILLNKGANVNVKNDGGRTALHYAASKGWLKIAELLISHGAKINSKDKVGCTPLHRAASTGKSALCELLIEEGAEVDATDRAGQTPLMSAVICQNKEPSS; this is encoded by the exons ATGGAAATTAATCCTCCAACTAAGTCAGTTGAAATTAAAGAGAAAGACCTCTTCAAAGCTGCGGAGAAGGGCGATTCTTCCATATTCAAATCCCTCTCCCAAGACCACCTTACCAAGTCTGTTAAACTCCGGAATGAAGACGCCCGATCTCTTCTCCACGTCGCCGTCTCCTCCGCCCACCCTGAG GTGGTCAAACTACTCTCTGCCGCCGCTGATGAATCAGTTGTGAATGGTATCGATGAAGAAGGTTGGGCTCCCATTCACTCAGCCGCCAGCATTGGTAATTTGGAAATTATGGAAATCCTGTTGAATAAAG GAGCAAATGTTAATGTGAAAAATGATGGTGGCCGCACCGCCCTTCATTATGCTGCTAGCAAGGGATGGTTGAAGATTGCTGAACTTCTGATCTCTCATGGTGCAAAGATTAATTCAAAGGACAAG GTAGGATGCACCCCATTGCATAGGGCAGCTAGTACTGGGAAGTCAGCATTATGTGAACTCTTGATTGAGGAAGGGGCAGAAGTTGATGCTACTGATAGAGCTGGACAAACTCCTCTGATGAGTGCGGTTATTTGCCAAAACAAGGAG CCCTCCTCTTAA